The Solanum lycopersicum chromosome 9, SLM_r2.1 genome window below encodes:
- the LOC101268227 gene encoding light-regulated protein 1, chloroplastic encodes MQAALFLTSIPLVKPPKPLTTSPLRCVSTHLKITHIKATPIDTSTVDYSSMNSSVFPAEACETIGGETCDVEMYPETKPKSTPSSKTLSMESVDREYLAYNEPKTVFLSEACDDLGGEFCEAKYQTGVY; translated from the exons ATGCAGGCAGCTTTGTTTCTTACATCTATTCCCCTAGTAAAACCACCCAAGCCCTTAACAACTTCACCTTTGAGATGTGTTTCAACTCATCTCAAAATTACTCACATTAAAGCAACTCCAATTGACACTTCTACTGTTGACTATAGCTCCATGAACTC ATCAGTGTTTCCTGCTGAAGCTTGTGAGACAATAGGAGGAGAAACTTGTGATGTTGAAATGTATCCTGAAACCAAACCTAAATCTACACCCTCAAGCAAAACTCTGTCTATGGAGAGTGTAGATAGAGAATATCTTGCCTATAACGAACCAAAAAC TGTATTCTTATCAGAAGCTTGTGATGATCTTGGAGGAGAATTTTGTGAAGCAAAGTATCAGACTGGAGTTTATTAA
- the LOC101268803 gene encoding alkaline ceramidase, translated as MEDGIFFWGPVTSKEWCEPNYVQSSYIAEFFNTISNIPCILLALIGLVNALRQRFEKRFSVLHMSNIILALGSMTYHATLRQMQQQGDETPMVWEMLLYIYILYSPDWHYRSTMPTFLFLYGALFAIVHSQLRFGIGFKVHYALLCLLCAPRAYKYYIHTEDTLAKRLAKLYVATLLVGAACWLCDRLFCKQIQGWYINPQGHAVWHVLMGFNSYFANAFLMYCRAQQREWNPKIKHLFGFFPYVKIEKPKTQ; from the exons ATGGAAGATGGCATATTCTTTTGGGGCCCTGTAACATCTAAAGAGTGGTGTGAGCCAAATTATGTGCAGTCATCCTATATTGCAGAATTCTTCAACACCATTTCAAATATCCCATGCATTCTCTTGGCTCTTATTGGTCTTGTCAACGCCCTTAGACAACGGTTTGAGAAAAGGTTCAGTGTCCTTCATATGTCAAACATAATACTTGCCTTGGGGAGTATGACATATCATGCCACTTTGCGGCAGAT GCAACAGCAAGGTGATGAGACACCAATGGTCTGGGAGATGCTTCTGTATATCTATATCCTCTATTCACCAGATTGGCATTATCGGAGTACGATGCCCACCTTTCTGTTCCTTTATGGTGCGCTCTTTGCCATTGTGCATTCACAGCTTCGCTTTGGCATTGGTTTCAAAGTACACTACGCACTTTTGTGCCTTCTTTGCGCTCCTCGTGCATATAAGTATTACATTCATACAGAAGACACATTGGCTAAGCGCCTCGCAAAGTTATACGTGGCAACTTTGTTGGTCGGAGCTGCTTGCTGGCTATGTGATCGATTATTCTGCAAGCAGATTCAGGGCTGGTACATTAATCCACAGGGCCATGCAGTCTGGCACGTCTTAATGGGCTTCAACTCGTACTTTGCAAATGCATTCTTGATGTATTGCCGTGCTCAGCAACGTGAATGGAATCCCAAAATCAAGCACTTGTTCGGTTTTTTCCCCTATGTGAAGATTGAGAAACCGAAAACCCAGTAG
- the LOC101055573 gene encoding sucrose-phosphate synthase B, with protein MAGNEWINGYLEAILSSGASAIEDKKPSSTTTSSHLNLAERANFNPTKYFVEEVVTGVDETDLHRTWIKVVATRNTRERSSRLENMCWRIWHLARKKKQLEWEDLQRSANRRLERELGRKDVTEDMSEDLSEGEKGDVLGETPTLDSPRKRFQRNFSNLEVWSDSNKEKKLYIILVSLHGLVRGENMELGRDSDTGGQIKYVVELAKALAKMPGVYRVDLFTRQIASTEVDWSYGEPTEMLNTGPEDGDDTDLGESSGAYIIRIPFGPRDKYLRKELLWPYIQEFVDGALAHIINMSKALGEQIGGGQPVWPYVIHGHYADAGDSAALLSGALNVPMVLTGHSLGRNKLEQLIKQARQSKEDINSTYRIMRRIEGEELSLDAAELVITSTKQEIDEQWGLYDGFDVKLEKVLRARARRGVNCHGRFMPRMAVIPPGMDFSNVVDQEDTADADGDLAALTNVDGQSPKAVPTIWSEIMRFLTNPHKPMILALSRPDPKKNITTLVKAFGECRPLRELANLTLIMGNRDDIDEMSAGNASVLTTVLKLVDRYDLYGQVAFPKHHKQSDVPEIYRLAGKTKGVFINPALVEPFGLTLIEASAHGLPMVATKNGGPVDIHRALNNGLLVDPHDQQAIADALLKLVSEKNLWHECRKNGWKNIHLFSWPEHCRTYLTRIAACRMRHPQWKTDNPSDELAAEESSLNDSLKDVQDMSLRLSVDGEKTSLNESFDASATADAVQDQVNRVLSKMKRPETSKQESEGDKKDNVPSKYPMLRRRRKLIVIALDCYDTNGAPQKKMIQIIQEILKTIKSDPQVARVSGFAISTAMSMSELAAFLISGNIKVTEFDALICSSGSEVFYPGTSSEEHGKLYPDPDYSSHIEYRWGGDGLRKTIWKLMNTQEGKEEKSVTCAIEEDVKSSNSHCISYLIKDRSKAKKVDDMRQKLRMRGLRCHLMYCRNSTRMQVVPLLASRSQALRYLFVRWRLNVANMCVILGETGDTDYEELISGTHKTLILKGAVEEGSENLLRTSGSYLREDVVPPESPLIIYTGGNETVEEFANALKQVCR; from the exons atggCTGGTAATGAATGGATAAATGGTTATTTAGAAGCTATATTGAGCAGTGGAGCTTCAGCTATTGAAGATAAAAAaccatcatcaacaacaacatcatcacATTTGAATTTAGCAGAAAGGGCTAATTTTAAtccaacaaaatattttgtcgaAGAAGTTGTTACAGGGGTTGATGAAACTGATCTTCATAGAACATGGATAAAAGTTGTAGCTACAAGGAATACAAGGGAGAGAAGTTCAAGATTGGAGAATATGTGTTGGCGCATTTGGCATCTTGCTCGCAAGAAGAAACAG TTGGAATGGGAAGACCTCCAGAGGTCTGCAAACAGAAGATTGGAACGAGAACTAGGACGCAAAGATGTTACAGAGGATATGTCAGAAGATTTATCTGAAGGGGAAAAGGGTGATGTTTTAGGGGAGACACCAACACTTGACAGCCCGAGGAAAAGGTTTCAGAGGAACTTTTCCAATTTGGAAGTGTGGTCAGACAGTAACAAGGAAAAGAAGCTTTATATCATCCTAGTTAG TTTGCATGGATTGGTCCGAGGTGAAAATATGGAGCTTGGTCGTGATTCTGATACAGGTGGTCAG ATAAAGTATGTTGTGGAGCTTGCTAAAGCACTTGCTAAGATGCCCGGTGTATATAGAGTTGATCTGTTCACTCGCCAAATCGCGTCAACTGAAGTTGATTGGAGCTATGGTGAGCCCACAGAGATGTTAAACACCGGTCCTGAAGATGGTGATGACACTGATCTCGGAGAAAGCAGTGGAGCTTATATCATAAGGATACCCTTTGGTCCTCGTGATAAGTACCTCCGGAAAGAATTGCTATGGCCTTATATTCAGGAATTTGTAGATGGAGCTCTTGCACACATCATTAATATGTCAAAGGCTTTGGGTGAACAAATAGGTGGAGGCCAACCTGTTTGGCCATATGTAATCCATGGTCATTATGCAGATGCAGGGGATAGTGCTGCTCTCCTTTCAGGTGCTTTAAATGTTCCGATGGTCCTAACAGGACATTCACTTGGTAGAAACAAGCTAGAACAGCTTATCAAGCAAGCTAGGCAATCGAAAGAGGATATTAATTCCACTTACAGGATCATGAGGAGGATTGAAGGTGAGGAGCTCTCGCTGGATGCTGCAGAACTCGTTATCACAAGCACCAAACAGGAGATTGATGAACAATGGGGACTATATGATGGATTTGATGTAAAACTTGAGAAAGTTTTAAGAGCTCGTGCAAGAAGAGGAGTCAATTGCCATGGTCGCTTCATGCCAAGGATGGCG GTTATTCCTCCTGGAATGGACTTCAGTAATGTTGTGGATCAGGAGGACACAGCAGATGCTGATGGGGATCTTGCAGCACTCACAAATGTTGATGGACAATCTCCTAAAGCAGTGCCCACCATATGGTCTGAG ATCATGCGTTTTCTAACAAACCCGCATAAGCCAATGATTCTGGCATTGTCCAGACCAGACCCTAAGAAGAATATAACCACTCTCGTGAAGGCTTTTGGAGAATGTCGCCCGCTGAGGGAGCTCGCTAATCTG ACACTTATAATGGGAAATAGAGATGACATAGATGAGATGTCTGCAGGAAATGCTAGTGTTCTTACAACTGTGCTGAAGTTAGTTGATAGGTATGACCTTTACGGCCAAGTTGCTTTCCCAAAACATCACAAACAAAGTGACGTTCCAGAGATATACCGGCTCGCTGGCAAAACGAAG GGAGTCTTCATAAATCCAGCTTTAGTTGAACCCTTTGGACTGACTCTAATTGAG GCTTCTGCACATGGACTTCCTATGGTGGCTACTAAGAATGGTGGTCCAGTCGATATTCATCGG gCACTCAACAACGGATTGCTTGTGGACCCACATGATCAGCAAGCAATTGCTGATGCACTACTTAAATTAGTATCAGAAAAGAACCTGTGGCACGAGTGTAGGAAGAATGGTTGGAAGAACATACACCTCTTCTCGTGGCCCGAACATTGTCGAACATACTTAACTAGAATTGCTGCATGTCGAATGAGACACCCGCAATGGAAAACCGACAATCCATCCGATGAACTGGCTGCAGAAGAGTCGTCCTTGAATGATTCACTCAAAGACGTCCAAGATATGTCCTTACGACTATCTGTTGATGGAGAAAAGACATCATTGAATGAATCATTTGATGCATCTGCAACTGCTGATGCCGTACAAGACCAAGTTAATCGGGTTTTAAGCAAAATGAAGAGACCGGAGACAAGTAAACAGGAGTCTGAGGGTGATAAAAAGGACAATGTTCCTAGCAAATATCCTATGTTACGGAGGCGGCGTAAATTAATTGTAATTGCTCTAGATTGCTATGACACAAATGGAGCTCCTCAAAAGAAAATGATTCAGATTATCCAGGAGATTCTTAAGACCATTAAGTCCGATCCACAGGTCGCAAGAGTGTCAGGATTTGCCATCTCAACAGCAATGTCAATGTCCGAATTGGCAGCATTTCTAATATCCGGGAACATCAAAGTGACCGAATTTGATGCTTTAATCTGTAGCAGTGGGAGCGAAGTGTTTTATCCGGGAACTAGTTCTGAAGAACATGGAAAGCTTTATCCTGACCCTGACTACTCATCACATATTGAATATCGATGGGGTGGCGATGGTTTAAGGAAAACAATTTGGAAACTAATGAATACACAAGAAGGTAAAGAGGAGAAATCTGTAACTTGTGCTATTGAGGAAGATGTGAAATCAAGCAATTCCCATTGCATTTCCTACTTGATCAAGGATCGCAGTAAG GCAAAGAAGGTAGATGATATGAGACAGAAGCTTAGGATGAGGGGTCTGCGCTGCCATTTGATGTATTGCAGGAATTCAACAAGAATGCAAGTTGTTCCTCTGCTTGCGTCTCGGTCACAGGCACTCAG GTATCTATTTGTACGCTGGAGATTGAACGTTGCAAACATGTGTGTCATCCTCGGTGAAACTGGAGACACGGATTATGAAGAACTTATATCCGGAACTCACAAAACACTGATCTTGAAAGGTGCTGTCGAGGAAGGTTCAGAAAATCTGCTAAGAACATCAGGGAGCTACCTAAGAGAAGACGTCGTTCCACCAGAGAGTCCTCTGATCATCTACACCGGTGGAAACGAAACAGTAGAAGAGTTTGCCAATGCATTGAAGCAAGTGTGTAGATGA
- the LOC101244035 gene encoding methyltransferase-like protein 13 isoform X1, producing MPKCPETDQVKRLLKVGGRFICLTLAESHVLGLLFPKFRYGWKMGIHPIALKPSDRSSLQTFMVVAEKENSPALCQILSTVNQSSLGGPKNQVHGLFQALEDENKIRADYSSGSDITYALEDLKIGVEGNLAELHPSRRVQLSLGEPGVSLFCYRAVLLDAQRNFGPFAYQCAVFLVPKTRAHEWLFSSEEGQWAVVESSKAARLIMILLDSSHSDASMDDIQKDLSPLIMQLAPGDFDDEAQIPFMAASDGIKQRKIVQEITSPLTGPIIVDDVIYEKVDENISRLFASEDVIFRRLTFQRTESLVQSEAVLSKEGSPKSLADINQKIGQSSSKSKKKGNQKKSGSNVSSSDGLSKDLKVDHSYLASSYHTGIISGFTLISSHLDGLASTGGMVRSVVIGLGAGLLPMFLRKHLSFAEIEVLELDPVVVDLARDYFDFRDDERLKVHVTDGLKYVKDAAHAVTNGYENDVSEAKVPSSNGNSTLSNAPLKSTEKIDMLIVDVDSSDSSSGLSCPAADFIEESFLMAAKDSLSDQGLFVINLVSRSQAIKDSIYSKLKSVFPHLFHLQLDEDVNEVIFALKTETCITEDKFHKASQRLTRLLNLENSSWGQNITEATSKIKRLR from the exons ATGCCTAAATGTCCTGAAACTGACCAGGTTAAGAGATTGCTAAAAGTTGGGGGGAGATTTATTTGCCTCACTTTGGCAGAATCTCATGTATTAG GTTTACTCTTCCCAAAGTTTCGGTATGGGTGGAAGATGGGGATTCATCCCATTGCTCTGAAACCATCTGACAGGTCCAGCCTACAGACTTTTATGGTGGTAGCCGAGAAAGAAAATTCTCCTGCATTGTGCCAAATATTGTCAACTGTTAATCAGTCGTCCTTAGGTGGTCCAAAGAACCAG GTTCATGGACTCTTTCAAGCACttgaagatgaaaataaaatacGTGCAGATTATTCCAGTGGTTCTGATATCACATATGCACTAGAAGACTTGAAAATCGGAGTTGAGGGGAATCTGGCAGAGCTTCATCCAAGTCGTAGAGTTCAGCTTAGTTTAGGTGAACCTGGGGTTTCCCTTTTCTGTTACAGAGCTGTGCTTCTTGATGCCCAAAGGAACTTTGGACCTTTTGCATATCAATGTGCTGTTTTTCTTGTGCCAAAG ACTCGAGCTCATGAGTGGCTGTTCTCTTCAGAAGAAGGACAATGGGCAGTTGTAGAAAGCTCTAAGGCTGCTCGTTTAATAATG ATTTTGCTGGATTCTAGCCATTCAGACGCCAGTATGGATGACATTCAG AAAGATCTCTCTCCTCTGATAATGCAATTGGCGCCAGGAGATTTTGACGATGAAGCTCAGATACC TTTTATGGCCGCAAGTGATGGAATCAAACAGCGAAAGATTGTTCAAGAG ATCACATCTCCCTTGACTGGTCCAATAATTGTAGATGATGTGATCTATGAGAAAGTTGATGAAAATATTAGCCGTCTCTTTGCATCTGAGGATGTGATATTTCGTCGCCTTACTTTCCAAAGAACGGAGAGTTTAGTGCAATCTGAGGCTGTGCTATCAAAAGAAGGATCACCGAAGTCTCTAGCTGATATTAATCAGAAGATAGGCCAGTCATCTTCAAAATCCAAGAAAAAAGGAAATCAGAAAAAATCTGGGTCTAATGTCTCATCGTCTGATG GATTGAGCAAAGATTTGAAAGTTGACCACAGTTATTTGGCCAGTTCATATCATACTGGAATCATCTCTGGTTTTACATTGATATCTTCTCATTTGGATGGTTTGGCATCTACGGGAGGCATG GTGAGATCAGTAGTAATTGGTCTTGGAGCAGGATTGCTTCCCATGTTTCTACGTAAGCACCTGAGTTTTGCAGAGATTGAG GTTTTGGAGTTGGATCCTGTGGTTGTAGATCTTGCTAGAGACTATTTTGATTTTAGAGATGATGAACGGTTAAAG GTACATGTGACTGATGGTTTGAAGTACGTCAAGGATGCAGCTCATGCAGTTACCAATGGTTATGAAAATGATGTTTCTGAGGCAAAGGTCCCTTCTTCCAATGGTAATTCCACCCTGTCTAATGCACCACTTAAAAGCACAGAAAAAATTGACATGCTCATTGTTGATGTGGATTCTTCAGACTCGAG TTCTGGTTTAAGTTGCCCTGCTGCAGACTTTATTGAAGAGTCTTTTCTTATGGCAGCAAAAGATTCTCTTTCTGATCAAGGTCTATTTGTCATAAATTTGGTATCGAGGTCACAAGCCATCAAGGATTCCATTTACTCCAAATTGAAGTCG GTATTTCCTCACCTCTTCCACCTTCAGCTGGACGAAGATGTCAATGAGGTTATTTTCGCTCTCAAGACAGAGACATGTATCACGGAAGATAAATTTCACAAGGCTTCTCAACGACTTACAAGATTATTAAACCTAGAGAACTCCTCATGGGGCCAAAATATAACAGAAGCCACTAGCAAGATCAAAAGGTTGAGATGA
- the LOC101244035 gene encoding methyltransferase-like protein 13, producing the protein MGKKQQKKVQNQEELLKTLGDFTSKENWDSFFTIRGSDDAFEWYAEWSQLKEPLLSNLTIPSSNDAVSAKELQILVPGCGNSKLSEYLYDEGFCNITNVDFSKVVISDMLRRNIRARPVMKWRVMDMTNMQFAKESFGAILDKGGLDALMEPELGSKLGTQYLSEVKRLLKVGGRFICLTLAESHVLGLLFPKFRYGWKMGIHPIALKPSDRSSLQTFMVVAEKENSPALCQILSTVNQSSLGGPKNQVHGLFQALEDENKIRADYSSGSDITYALEDLKIGVEGNLAELHPSRRVQLSLGEPGVSLFCYRAVLLDAQRNFGPFAYQCAVFLVPKTRAHEWLFSSEEGQWAVVESSKAARLIMILLDSSHSDASMDDIQKDLSPLIMQLAPGDFDDEAQIPFMAASDGIKQRKIVQEITSPLTGPIIVDDVIYEKVDENISRLFASEDVIFRRLTFQRTESLVQSEAVLSKEGSPKSLADINQKIGQSSSKSKKKGNQKKSGSNVSSSDGLSKDLKVDHSYLASSYHTGIISGFTLISSHLDGLASTGGMVRSVVIGLGAGLLPMFLRKHLSFAEIEVLELDPVVVDLARDYFDFRDDERLKVHVTDGLKYVKDAAHAVTNGYENDVSEAKVPSSNGNSTLSNAPLKSTEKIDMLIVDVDSSDSSSGLSCPAADFIEESFLMAAKDSLSDQGLFVINLVSRSQAIKDSIYSKLKSVFPHLFHLQLDEDVNEVIFALKTETCITEDKFHKASQRLTRLLNLENSSWGQNITEATSKIKRLR; encoded by the exons ATGGGGAAAAAGCAGCAAAAAAAGGTCCAAAATCAAGAAGAATTGTTGAAAACATTGGGAGATTTCACAAGCAAAGAGAATTGGGACAGCTTTTTCACTATCAGAGGTTCAGATGATGCTTTTGAATGGTATGCAGAGTGGTCTCAGCTCAAAGAACCACTTCTCTCTAATCTCACAATTCCATCATCAAACGACGCCGTTTCTGCCAAAGAACTGCAAATTCTTGTTCCGGGTTGTGGCAATTCGAAGCTCTCTGAGTATCTTTATGATGAGGGGTTTTGTAATATTACTAATGTTGATTTCTCTAAAGTTGTTATTTCGGATATGTTGAGACGAAATATTCGGGCTAGACCTGTTATGAAATGGCGTGTCATGGACATGACGAATATGCAG TTTGCGAAGGAGAGCTTTGGTGCCATTCTCGACAAGGGAGGATTGGATGCTTTAATGGAGCCTGAGCTTGGATCAAAGTTAGGGACTCAGTATTTGTCTGAG GTTAAGAGATTGCTAAAAGTTGGGGGGAGATTTATTTGCCTCACTTTGGCAGAATCTCATGTATTAG GTTTACTCTTCCCAAAGTTTCGGTATGGGTGGAAGATGGGGATTCATCCCATTGCTCTGAAACCATCTGACAGGTCCAGCCTACAGACTTTTATGGTGGTAGCCGAGAAAGAAAATTCTCCTGCATTGTGCCAAATATTGTCAACTGTTAATCAGTCGTCCTTAGGTGGTCCAAAGAACCAG GTTCATGGACTCTTTCAAGCACttgaagatgaaaataaaatacGTGCAGATTATTCCAGTGGTTCTGATATCACATATGCACTAGAAGACTTGAAAATCGGAGTTGAGGGGAATCTGGCAGAGCTTCATCCAAGTCGTAGAGTTCAGCTTAGTTTAGGTGAACCTGGGGTTTCCCTTTTCTGTTACAGAGCTGTGCTTCTTGATGCCCAAAGGAACTTTGGACCTTTTGCATATCAATGTGCTGTTTTTCTTGTGCCAAAG ACTCGAGCTCATGAGTGGCTGTTCTCTTCAGAAGAAGGACAATGGGCAGTTGTAGAAAGCTCTAAGGCTGCTCGTTTAATAATG ATTTTGCTGGATTCTAGCCATTCAGACGCCAGTATGGATGACATTCAG AAAGATCTCTCTCCTCTGATAATGCAATTGGCGCCAGGAGATTTTGACGATGAAGCTCAGATACC TTTTATGGCCGCAAGTGATGGAATCAAACAGCGAAAGATTGTTCAAGAG ATCACATCTCCCTTGACTGGTCCAATAATTGTAGATGATGTGATCTATGAGAAAGTTGATGAAAATATTAGCCGTCTCTTTGCATCTGAGGATGTGATATTTCGTCGCCTTACTTTCCAAAGAACGGAGAGTTTAGTGCAATCTGAGGCTGTGCTATCAAAAGAAGGATCACCGAAGTCTCTAGCTGATATTAATCAGAAGATAGGCCAGTCATCTTCAAAATCCAAGAAAAAAGGAAATCAGAAAAAATCTGGGTCTAATGTCTCATCGTCTGATG GATTGAGCAAAGATTTGAAAGTTGACCACAGTTATTTGGCCAGTTCATATCATACTGGAATCATCTCTGGTTTTACATTGATATCTTCTCATTTGGATGGTTTGGCATCTACGGGAGGCATG GTGAGATCAGTAGTAATTGGTCTTGGAGCAGGATTGCTTCCCATGTTTCTACGTAAGCACCTGAGTTTTGCAGAGATTGAG GTTTTGGAGTTGGATCCTGTGGTTGTAGATCTTGCTAGAGACTATTTTGATTTTAGAGATGATGAACGGTTAAAG GTACATGTGACTGATGGTTTGAAGTACGTCAAGGATGCAGCTCATGCAGTTACCAATGGTTATGAAAATGATGTTTCTGAGGCAAAGGTCCCTTCTTCCAATGGTAATTCCACCCTGTCTAATGCACCACTTAAAAGCACAGAAAAAATTGACATGCTCATTGTTGATGTGGATTCTTCAGACTCGAG TTCTGGTTTAAGTTGCCCTGCTGCAGACTTTATTGAAGAGTCTTTTCTTATGGCAGCAAAAGATTCTCTTTCTGATCAAGGTCTATTTGTCATAAATTTGGTATCGAGGTCACAAGCCATCAAGGATTCCATTTACTCCAAATTGAAGTCG GTATTTCCTCACCTCTTCCACCTTCAGCTGGACGAAGATGTCAATGAGGTTATTTTCGCTCTCAAGACAGAGACATGTATCACGGAAGATAAATTTCACAAGGCTTCTCAACGACTTACAAGATTATTAAACCTAGAGAACTCCTCATGGGGCCAAAATATAACAGAAGCCACTAGCAAGATCAAAAGGTTGAGATGA